Proteins from a single region of Fodinibius sp. Rm-B-1B1-1:
- a CDS encoding AMP-binding protein, which produces MSGVNDIPTFSEPRSDDLFLGSSFGLHSYADLEKFEDFFLQFLFDFDHDFNKPVGFLAQSSDTLIFAIAACWKLGIPFVSFDIKAAPLELNRQISQIDPGLIFADKDLQSTIEYPDFIDIMQLDLPRSLNMEVVLGFDAKNFTPTNDPDQIFGYFFTSGTTSGTPKIVPLKRRQMLYAAHASAHNFKPRKNHFWLLCLPLNHIGGISIILRSILYGSAIFRMKSFHPKMITTFLTENKLFQVASLVPTMLRRLLEQPAFFVHKNFKAILLGGGPIDVELIKKCRNKGVPLVPSYGMTETCAQIAANPILKPSGTYGPIKSVGTVLKPNKIQIRDESGKPVSINTSGEIWIKGPQVFDGYQYLDNTTFFDDNGWFKTGDFGYFNANNQLFIDTRRSDRIVTGGENVSPFEVESELCKLPNIKEAAVFGIEDKKWGTKVVAAVVTKNGKHVDYHSVKNKLKKRLANYKIPKEIINVEALPKTRTEKIIRANLPELFLTSAEG; this is translated from the coding sequence GTGAGTGGCGTAAACGACATACCCACATTTTCCGAACCGCGTTCCGATGATCTTTTCCTTGGATCCAGTTTTGGGCTGCATTCGTATGCCGACTTGGAAAAATTCGAAGACTTCTTCCTCCAGTTTCTCTTCGATTTCGATCATGATTTCAACAAACCTGTGGGGTTTTTAGCCCAGTCGTCAGACACCCTCATCTTCGCTATTGCCGCCTGCTGGAAACTGGGAATTCCTTTCGTCTCATTTGATATTAAAGCAGCCCCATTAGAGCTTAATCGCCAAATTAGCCAAATTGATCCCGGTCTTATTTTTGCCGATAAGGATTTACAGTCAACAATAGAGTATCCCGACTTTATTGACATTATGCAGCTGGATTTGCCACGGTCACTGAATATGGAAGTGGTCCTTGGTTTTGATGCTAAAAACTTTACCCCGACAAACGATCCAGACCAGATCTTTGGATACTTTTTTACTTCCGGCACTACTTCTGGAACCCCCAAAATTGTTCCGCTCAAGCGCAGGCAAATGTTGTATGCTGCCCACGCATCTGCACATAATTTTAAACCCCGCAAAAATCACTTTTGGCTTTTATGCCTACCATTAAATCATATCGGCGGAATCTCAATTATCCTGCGCTCTATTCTTTATGGATCTGCTATTTTTAGGATGAAAAGTTTTCATCCTAAAATGATTACCACCTTTTTAACAGAAAACAAGCTGTTCCAAGTAGCGTCTCTGGTCCCCACCATGTTACGCAGGTTATTGGAGCAACCAGCTTTTTTTGTACACAAAAATTTCAAAGCGATTTTATTGGGAGGGGGTCCTATTGATGTAGAACTCATCAAGAAATGCCGAAACAAAGGCGTTCCCTTGGTTCCAAGCTACGGTATGACGGAAACCTGTGCTCAAATTGCAGCCAATCCTATCCTTAAACCAAGTGGCACTTACGGACCTATCAAAAGCGTGGGGACGGTATTGAAGCCCAACAAAATTCAAATTCGTGATGAGAGCGGTAAACCTGTTAGCATAAACACCTCTGGAGAAATTTGGATTAAAGGTCCCCAGGTATTTGATGGCTACCAATACCTTGACAATACGACATTCTTTGATGACAATGGATGGTTTAAAACCGGTGACTTTGGCTATTTTAATGCCAACAACCAACTTTTTATTGATACGCGCCGATCTGACCGTATTGTTACCGGCGGCGAAAATGTTTCTCCTTTCGAAGTAGAATCGGAGCTATGTAAACTGCCTAACATAAAAGAAGCTGCCGTATTCGGTATTGAAGATAAAAAATGGGGGACTAAAGTCGTTGCTGCTGTTGTAACCAAGAATGGCAAACATGTCGACTACCATTCGGTTAAAAACAAGCTAAAAAAACGATTAGCAAACTATAAAATCCCCAAGGAGATAATCAATGTTGAAGCCCTGCCTAAAACAAGAACAGAGAAAATAATTCGCGCAAATCTGCCCGAACTATTTCTCACATCAGCCGAAGGATAG
- the purD gene encoding phosphoribosylamine--glycine ligase has translation MNVLLLGSGGREHAMAWSIAKSDNLDQLFIAPGNPGTAQVGTNVDLSLSDFEAILEFIEDKEIALTVVGPEKPLVDGITDFLEEKGHKVFGPSKVAAQLEGSKEFANEFMKKNRIPTADFQTYSRKEFDKALKVIKSKDEYPVVLKADGLAGGKGVFICESAEEVEKRLDELKEDERFQKAAQKLVVEEFMKGEEASVFVISDGKTAKILHYAQDHKRIGEGDTGLNTGGMGAYCPTPVIGNRMLQRVEKEIILPTISAMLLDENPYKGILYCGLMITEDGPKVVEFNCRLGDPEAQAVLPALESDFLELMEAAVNEELNQKEVRVDDNYRCCVVLASDGYPTKYEKGKEISGLTDVSEDALVFHAGTKEQDSKTYTDGGRVLSVVGAGESLEDSITNTYREVKKINFENRYYRSDIGAKGLKYTS, from the coding sequence ATGAATGTATTATTACTGGGTAGCGGTGGACGTGAACACGCTATGGCATGGAGTATTGCAAAATCTGATAACCTTGACCAGCTGTTTATTGCGCCTGGTAATCCTGGTACGGCCCAAGTAGGTACGAATGTAGATCTTTCGTTATCTGATTTTGAGGCGATTCTTGAATTTATTGAGGATAAAGAAATTGCTCTCACTGTAGTGGGACCAGAGAAGCCGCTTGTTGATGGTATCACTGATTTTCTCGAAGAAAAAGGACACAAGGTTTTTGGCCCCTCCAAAGTCGCAGCTCAGCTTGAAGGCAGTAAGGAGTTTGCTAACGAGTTTATGAAAAAGAATCGTATTCCTACGGCAGATTTCCAGACCTATTCCCGCAAGGAGTTTGACAAGGCGTTAAAGGTGATCAAAAGTAAAGATGAATATCCAGTCGTCTTAAAAGCAGATGGCCTTGCTGGCGGGAAGGGGGTATTTATTTGTGAATCGGCGGAGGAAGTGGAAAAACGCCTGGATGAACTAAAAGAAGATGAACGTTTCCAAAAAGCGGCCCAGAAGTTGGTGGTCGAAGAGTTTATGAAAGGCGAAGAAGCTTCTGTCTTTGTGATATCCGATGGGAAGACAGCTAAAATTCTTCACTATGCGCAAGATCACAAACGAATTGGAGAGGGCGATACCGGACTTAATACCGGAGGGATGGGGGCATATTGTCCAACACCGGTAATTGGGAATCGTATGTTACAGCGGGTGGAAAAAGAGATTATCTTACCCACAATTTCGGCTATGTTGCTGGACGAAAACCCTTATAAGGGGATTTTATATTGTGGATTAATGATTACCGAAGATGGTCCCAAAGTAGTCGAGTTTAATTGTCGGTTAGGGGATCCCGAGGCGCAGGCCGTATTACCGGCGCTGGAGTCTGATTTTCTTGAGCTAATGGAAGCCGCTGTGAACGAAGAGTTAAATCAAAAAGAAGTACGAGTTGATGACAATTATCGCTGCTGCGTGGTATTAGCTTCGGATGGATATCCTACTAAGTACGAGAAAGGGAAGGAAATTTCAGGGCTAACTGATGTTTCTGAGGATGCTCTTGTATTTCATGCTGGGACAAAAGAACAAGACAGCAAAACATATACGGATGGTGGACGTGTATTAAGTGTGGTTGGAGCGGGCGAATCTCTGGAAGATTCTATTACAAATACCTATCGAGAAGTGAAGAAAATTAATTTTGAGAATCGCTATTATCGCTCAGATATTGGCGCCAAGGGATTAAAGTATACCAGCTGA
- the tpiA gene encoding triose-phosphate isomerase: protein MRRFLIAGNWKMNCGPKETSTLLQGIEEEMNTLPKEVDGLVCPPTISLTTAADELQNIDGMALGAQNMHYEDNGAFTGEVSTTMLNEVNCEYVILGHSERRQYFGETDKTVNAKVNKALNDSLKPVICVGESLEQRKADEHVLRVKKQVQGALIGVEDEDADNIVIAYEPIWAIGTGETATPDQAQEMHKMIREVLAELYTEAADSVRILYGGSMKPHNAEELLEQPDVDGGLIGGASLKADSFTKIIKIAEQLSS from the coding sequence ATGAGACGTTTTTTAATTGCTGGTAATTGGAAAATGAATTGCGGCCCTAAAGAGACTTCAACACTCTTACAGGGGATTGAGGAAGAGATGAATACCTTGCCAAAGGAGGTTGATGGGTTGGTTTGTCCACCTACTATTTCGCTAACTACAGCCGCTGATGAACTGCAGAACATTGATGGTATGGCATTGGGCGCCCAAAATATGCATTATGAGGATAATGGCGCGTTTACCGGTGAAGTGAGTACGACAATGCTGAATGAGGTAAACTGTGAATATGTGATATTGGGGCATTCCGAACGCCGTCAATATTTTGGTGAAACCGATAAAACTGTTAATGCCAAGGTTAACAAAGCACTGAATGACAGTTTAAAACCGGTTATCTGTGTTGGGGAATCTCTTGAACAGCGTAAAGCTGATGAGCATGTGCTACGTGTAAAAAAGCAGGTTCAAGGTGCCTTAATTGGGGTAGAGGATGAAGATGCTGATAATATAGTTATTGCATATGAGCCAATATGGGCGATAGGTACCGGTGAGACTGCAACTCCGGATCAGGCTCAGGAAATGCACAAGATGATCCGCGAAGTGCTTGCAGAGCTTTATACAGAAGCAGCAGACAGCGTTCGCATTTTATATGGCGGAAGTATGAAACCTCACAACGCTGAAGAGCTGTTGGAACAGCCTGATGTTGATGGCGGTTTAATTGGTGGTGCTTCACTAAAAGCCGATAGTTTTACCAAGATTATCAAAATTGCAGAACAGTTGTCCTCATAA
- the gatB gene encoding Asp-tRNA(Asn)/Glu-tRNA(Gln) amidotransferase subunit GatB — protein MSSSVYENYEAVIGLEVHAQLLTESKAFASVSTEFGGSPNTQVTPLCLGHPGTLPVLNENLVRYIIKMGLATNCDIARKSIFARKNYFYPDLPKGYQISQYETPICKDGHISITADGYDKEIGITRIHMEEDAGKSIHDQDPFNTLIDLNRAGVPLIEIVSEPDIRTAKEAYEYLKRIKQIVQYLEICDGNMEEGSLRCDANVSVRPKGQEEFGTRTELKNMNSFRNVERAIEFEIERQIDLIESGGEVVQQTLLWDANKMETRMMRTKEEAHDYRYFPEPDIPPVVVTDEMLDDIKSELPEMPDVRKQRFIDEFDMSKDDAQTLTEDRYLADYYEEVLRHAGNPKAVSNLVLTEVLRTLNDRSIDIQEFPIGEERLAGLVQLREDDKINSSAMTEIYDAMLNEDKSAEALAKEMNLVQVSDTGFLEPIVDDVIEEHPDEVERYRDGKKGLIGFFIGQVMQRSQGKANPQMVREMITERLEA, from the coding sequence ATGAGCAGTTCGGTTTACGAAAATTATGAAGCAGTTATTGGGCTTGAAGTACATGCCCAACTTTTAACGGAAAGTAAGGCTTTTGCCTCGGTTTCAACAGAATTTGGTGGGTCGCCCAACACGCAAGTTACGCCACTTTGCCTGGGGCATCCCGGAACACTGCCTGTTTTGAATGAGAACCTGGTGCGGTACATCATTAAGATGGGATTGGCTACGAACTGTGATATAGCTCGTAAATCAATTTTTGCCCGTAAGAATTACTTTTACCCCGATCTGCCTAAAGGGTATCAGATTTCGCAGTACGAAACTCCCATTTGTAAAGATGGGCATATTTCTATTACTGCTGATGGCTACGATAAGGAAATTGGTATTACCCGTATCCATATGGAGGAGGATGCCGGGAAGTCTATTCACGATCAGGACCCGTTTAATACCCTGATTGATCTTAACCGTGCCGGTGTTCCGCTTATCGAAATTGTTTCGGAGCCGGATATCCGTACGGCCAAGGAAGCGTATGAGTATTTAAAACGTATCAAACAGATTGTACAGTATCTTGAGATCTGTGATGGTAACATGGAGGAGGGGAGTCTCCGCTGTGATGCCAATGTTTCGGTACGTCCAAAGGGACAAGAAGAGTTTGGTACACGTACGGAGCTCAAGAATATGAACTCGTTTCGCAATGTGGAACGGGCTATCGAATTTGAGATTGAGCGCCAGATCGACCTTATTGAGTCGGGCGGAGAAGTGGTGCAGCAGACGTTGCTTTGGGATGCCAACAAGATGGAAACGCGCATGATGCGTACAAAAGAGGAGGCGCACGATTATCGCTATTTTCCGGAGCCAGACATTCCTCCGGTGGTAGTTACCGATGAGATGCTTGATGATATCAAGTCAGAGCTTCCCGAGATGCCGGATGTACGCAAACAGCGCTTTATAGATGAGTTTGATATGAGTAAAGATGATGCACAGACACTCACCGAAGACCGGTATTTAGCAGATTATTACGAAGAGGTGTTACGACATGCTGGAAACCCTAAAGCGGTATCGAATTTAGTTTTAACGGAGGTGCTGCGAACTCTTAACGATCGTAGTATTGATATCCAGGAGTTTCCTATTGGGGAAGAGCGGTTGGCAGGACTTGTTCAGCTTCGCGAGGATGACAAAATTAATTCATCAGCCATGACCGAAATTTATGATGCGATGTTGAATGAGGATAAATCAGCAGAAGCATTAGCTAAAGAGATGAACCTTGTTCAAGTTTCGGATACTGGCTTCCTGGAACCTATTGTAGATGATGTAATTGAGGAGCATCCGGATGAAGTAGAGCGGTATCGAGACGGTAAGAAGGGGCTTATCGGCTTTTTTATCGGACAGGTTATGCAGCGTTCGCAAGGTAAAGCGAATCCACAAATGGTGCGGGAAATGATTACTGAACGTCTGGAAGCGTAA
- a CDS encoding PKD domain-containing protein gives MTRTLLGISMVVLLLVSACSDSPSGTDDNGNATNDAPSAVADADNGTINVGEEITLDASGSTDPDGDDLSFEWSLDTPSGSSVQLSDDQAEAPTFTPDVAGDYLATLTVSDGNGESDKDDVTVTAESTIVEIADDITEDETWIPDNHYRVLNKIDVRNGATLTIEPGVTVEFASDAGIHVNADNSVLVSAGTEEEPITLTGENKSKGYWSGIFISSNTVENKITHTTIEYAGSNEAGTYFGAAALTVDRAKVQLADVTITNSGQHGIQTRRDGSEFAMQNMTFAENEGYHAYIHISQIGYFDAATIFDGGYVTAFGGGTTGDMNVSALDGAKYQIENNVDFEHHIVIDEGAEFEFVPDAGIVVRNGAVIEAVGTESNKIVFTGTSKTPGAWRGIFIGSASVDNIMEHVDISYGGSTAMATYFGKTNMVIDNAKITLRNVSFTGSAGYGIQTRRSGSEFSVEDSYFENNTTHDMRIHPTQIDFIDSQTNFNGGDVEVYGGDTESTGSETWSNLNNGTFYFTSTVSIVKDVTVEAGALFEMGTDVVLKVPGGNSPGYIKAIGTSNDPIVFTGRSKAKGAWGGIWISSGSLENEMDHIVIEYGGGKDLDIYMDAGNLGVHSDAYLELSNAAIENSANYGIIVRDSRGAQLNMGSNVTYSHNSNDNLYNY, from the coding sequence ATGACACGAACTTTACTTGGAATATCAATGGTGGTGTTACTATTGGTTAGCGCCTGCAGTGACAGTCCATCAGGAACAGATGATAATGGGAATGCAACAAATGATGCCCCGTCAGCGGTAGCTGATGCAGACAACGGAACAATTAATGTGGGAGAAGAAATTACTCTTGATGCTTCTGGTTCTACCGATCCCGACGGGGATGACTTGTCCTTTGAATGGAGTTTAGATACTCCCAGCGGCAGCAGTGTGCAGTTGTCGGATGATCAGGCTGAAGCTCCAACGTTTACCCCTGATGTAGCAGGAGATTATTTGGCTACGCTTACGGTTAGTGATGGCAATGGTGAATCGGATAAGGATGACGTGACGGTAACGGCAGAGTCAACAATTGTTGAGATTGCTGATGATATTACGGAAGATGAAACCTGGATCCCTGATAATCACTACCGGGTGTTGAATAAGATAGATGTGCGGAATGGTGCTACATTGACCATTGAACCAGGTGTAACAGTAGAATTTGCCTCTGATGCCGGTATTCATGTTAATGCTGATAATTCTGTACTTGTTTCAGCTGGAACTGAAGAAGAACCCATTACCTTAACCGGAGAAAATAAATCCAAAGGATACTGGAGTGGCATTTTTATTTCCTCAAATACCGTGGAGAATAAAATAACCCATACTACCATAGAATATGCGGGAAGTAATGAAGCCGGTACGTATTTTGGGGCTGCCGCTTTAACGGTTGACCGTGCAAAAGTACAACTCGCTGATGTTACCATTACAAATAGTGGTCAGCATGGCATTCAAACGCGCAGAGACGGGTCAGAATTTGCAATGCAAAACATGACCTTTGCCGAAAATGAGGGATATCACGCCTATATCCATATTAGCCAGATTGGATATTTTGACGCAGCAACTATCTTTGATGGGGGATACGTAACAGCTTTTGGTGGAGGCACTACCGGAGATATGAATGTATCAGCTCTTGATGGTGCTAAATATCAAATCGAAAATAATGTGGACTTTGAACATCATATCGTAATTGATGAAGGCGCGGAATTTGAGTTTGTTCCCGATGCGGGTATTGTGGTTCGTAACGGTGCTGTTATTGAAGCCGTGGGAACAGAATCCAATAAAATTGTATTTACCGGTACCAGTAAAACACCAGGAGCGTGGCGCGGTATATTTATCGGTTCCGCCTCCGTAGATAATATTATGGAGCACGTGGATATCAGCTATGGGGGCAGTACCGCTATGGCTACCTATTTTGGTAAAACCAATATGGTGATCGACAATGCCAAGATTACCCTTCGCAATGTTTCTTTTACTGGCAGTGCGGGTTATGGTATACAAACCAGACGATCGGGCTCCGAATTCAGCGTGGAGGATAGCTACTTTGAGAATAATACAACTCATGATATGCGTATTCATCCGACTCAGATTGATTTTATTGATAGTCAAACCAATTTCAATGGAGGGGATGTTGAAGTATATGGAGGAGATACGGAGTCAACGGGATCTGAGACCTGGAGTAACCTGAATAACGGAACATTCTATTTCACCTCTACGGTCTCTATCGTGAAAGATGTAACGGTAGAAGCCGGGGCTCTTTTTGAGATGGGAACAGATGTGGTTTTAAAAGTTCCTGGTGGAAATAGTCCGGGATATATTAAAGCCATAGGAACATCCAACGATCCTATTGTATTCACCGGTCGGTCTAAGGCTAAGGGGGCCTGGGGTGGCATATGGATTTCTTCGGGTTCACTGGAAAATGAAATGGACCATATCGTAATAGAATATGGAGGTGGCAAAGATCTGGATATCTATATGGATGCCGGAAACTTAGGGGTGCATAGTGATGCCTATTTGGAACTTTCGAATGCAGCTATTGAGAATAGCGCTAACTATGGAATCATTGTCAGAGATAGTCGGGGCGCCCAGCTCAATATGGGTAGTAATGTCACATATTCCCATAACAGCAATGACAATTTATATAACTACTAA
- a CDS encoding sigma-70 family RNA polymerase sigma factor: MGNSSEVTQLLKRLSKGENGIFDKLYPLIYDQLHRIAHSHMSRQSPDHTLSKTELVHEAYLKMIDQTQISFNDKTHFLAIASRCMRQILIDHARKKYADKRGGKEKDVTFIDGILNAQKQQAKELINIDAALDELEELNDRLARVIEMRFFGEMTIAQTAEALDISESTVKRDWMKARGWLYNKLKSRFEIE; this comes from the coding sequence ATGGGTAATAGTTCTGAAGTTACGCAGCTTTTGAAGCGACTTAGCAAGGGCGAAAATGGTATATTTGATAAGTTATATCCGCTTATCTATGACCAGTTGCACCGCATCGCTCACTCTCATATGTCGCGGCAAAGTCCCGATCACACGCTTTCGAAGACCGAGCTTGTGCATGAAGCTTACCTCAAAATGATTGACCAAACACAAATAAGTTTTAATGACAAGACACATTTTCTGGCTATCGCTTCACGATGTATGAGACAAATCCTTATTGATCATGCCCGAAAAAAGTACGCTGATAAAAGAGGTGGAAAAGAAAAAGATGTTACTTTTATCGATGGGATTTTAAATGCACAAAAGCAGCAAGCCAAGGAATTAATAAATATTGATGCCGCTCTTGATGAGTTAGAAGAACTCAATGATCGCCTGGCACGCGTTATCGAAATGCGTTTTTTTGGGGAAATGACCATTGCACAAACGGCCGAAGCCCTTGATATATCAGAAAGTACGGTAAAAAGAGATTGGATGAAGGCACGGGGATGGCTATATAACAAACTAAAAAGCAGGTTTGAAATAGAGTAA
- a CDS encoding protein kinase domain-containing protein, translating into MSDLHWERIETIIDEVLDLPQDQRLSYIEQTCGHNQHLKTKVTQLIDSIFDSEGWLEELKGNHNNFYSDLTDDLESLSGTPDFIGAQLGSYTVKEQIGEGGMGLVFRAERTEDSFDHQVAIKIIRQNRATETNIQRFKREQQILAGLNHPGIAHLYDGGITSDGFPYIIMEYVDGIPITKYCQQKSYSIKQRIHLFKQVLEAVRYAHENLVIHRDLKPDNILVNDNDEIKILDFGISKLLESDEDLNLTQTGSRILTPKYAAPEQIIQTNITTATDLYSLGIIFYELLAGVPPFDFSNCTTYQTEQIILKQNPTKPSTKVSDPKIKKQLKGDLDAITLKAIRKEPDYRYRMANKFLEELKNYQKGIPVTAHENSFNYRSQKFIKRHKQGITVTVGIILLLIGLSGFYTWRIAQERNQAQLQAQRAERQAERAEQVSKFMIDLFDSNLPERTPGKDIPVSAVIDAGIANINEQQLNPVNRATILGVIAQVQVKLSKIESARQLSSEAFDLITHSVEQHNINTVDVPTIYGQIAYEAGDFEEAVRAFQTGDSLFKANNLTNTYEYRTLKYNLVNLYTEQKNYQEALKILDKLDPSTFGDDREAIIEKSDYYNYKAISLKNLGQLREALPIYKKALEYRLEVYGANNPEVGTIYHNISNVYISLEQYEKALEYSIRAYKIRNSALGPNHNLTASTLWGLSLINRKLGNFEEALKYTKEAGTILKETLGADHWRYAYTIRGQAEVLIKMNQFLRAKQKADKAIKIINANYPSNVTFKAHFNATYTNIYIGLEDLDKAAKYFTISISFLRKGMGDKHPLLAEMLISYAKMEIGRENYKKAHPLLKEALEIENYNGKSDKELQATKKLINKCVNKLKSA; encoded by the coding sequence ATGAGTGATCTACATTGGGAAAGGATAGAAACGATTATTGACGAAGTATTGGATCTTCCTCAAGATCAACGGCTTTCGTACATTGAACAGACCTGTGGACACAACCAACATCTAAAAACGAAAGTCACCCAATTAATTGACTCTATTTTTGATTCCGAAGGTTGGCTCGAAGAACTCAAAGGTAACCACAATAATTTTTATAGTGATCTTACCGATGATTTGGAATCACTCTCAGGTACTCCTGATTTTATAGGTGCACAACTCGGCTCTTATACTGTTAAAGAGCAAATTGGCGAAGGCGGTATGGGATTGGTCTTTCGGGCGGAACGTACAGAAGATTCGTTTGATCATCAGGTTGCTATTAAAATTATTCGCCAGAATCGGGCTACTGAAACAAATATTCAACGTTTTAAAAGAGAACAGCAAATTCTCGCGGGTCTCAATCATCCCGGCATTGCCCATCTCTACGATGGTGGCATTACATCTGATGGTTTTCCGTACATCATTATGGAATATGTTGACGGAATTCCCATTACTAAATATTGCCAGCAAAAAAGTTATTCAATAAAGCAACGTATCCATCTCTTTAAACAAGTATTAGAAGCGGTACGCTATGCACACGAAAATCTGGTAATCCACCGAGATTTAAAACCAGATAATATATTAGTCAATGATAATGATGAGATAAAAATCCTGGATTTTGGTATTTCTAAACTGTTAGAATCGGATGAAGATCTAAACCTTACCCAAACCGGATCGCGTATTCTAACGCCTAAATATGCTGCACCCGAGCAGATTATACAAACGAATATTACTACCGCAACGGATTTATATTCTCTGGGAATCATTTTTTATGAACTTTTGGCTGGCGTTCCACCTTTTGACTTCTCGAATTGTACCACCTATCAGACCGAGCAAATAATTCTTAAGCAGAACCCTACCAAGCCCAGCACCAAAGTTTCTGATCCTAAAATTAAGAAACAACTCAAAGGAGATTTGGATGCTATTACTTTAAAAGCCATCCGCAAAGAACCCGACTATCGTTACCGTATGGCTAATAAGTTTCTGGAAGAACTAAAGAATTACCAAAAAGGTATCCCAGTTACGGCACATGAAAACTCTTTTAACTATCGTAGCCAAAAATTTATTAAACGGCATAAACAAGGGATCACTGTCACCGTCGGAATTATCCTACTGCTTATTGGTCTTTCTGGATTTTATACCTGGCGTATAGCCCAGGAAAGAAATCAAGCACAGCTACAAGCCCAACGAGCAGAACGTCAGGCTGAACGAGCTGAACAAGTTTCTAAATTTATGATTGATTTGTTTGATAGCAATTTGCCTGAACGTACACCTGGCAAAGACATTCCAGTAAGTGCAGTCATTGATGCGGGGATAGCGAATATAAATGAACAGCAACTAAACCCGGTTAATCGTGCAACAATACTTGGCGTGATTGCCCAAGTACAGGTAAAACTTTCTAAAATTGAATCTGCCCGACAACTAAGCAGCGAAGCTTTTGATTTAATAACACATTCTGTAGAACAACATAATATCAACACGGTAGATGTTCCAACTATATATGGCCAAATTGCTTATGAAGCTGGTGATTTTGAAGAAGCGGTACGGGCATTTCAAACAGGCGATTCTTTGTTTAAAGCTAATAATCTTACCAATACATATGAATACCGCACTTTAAAGTACAATCTAGTCAACCTTTACACAGAACAAAAAAATTACCAAGAGGCATTAAAGATTCTTGATAAATTAGATCCAAGCACTTTTGGTGATGATAGAGAAGCAATCATTGAAAAAAGCGATTACTATAATTATAAAGCCATTTCTCTTAAAAACCTGGGACAATTAAGAGAAGCATTACCGATATACAAAAAAGCTCTCGAATATAGATTAGAGGTATATGGGGCAAATAATCCTGAGGTTGGTACCATATATCACAATATTAGCAACGTATATATCTCTTTAGAACAGTATGAAAAAGCTTTGGAATATAGCATACGAGCATATAAAATTAGAAATAGTGCTCTGGGACCAAATCATAATTTAACTGCATCAACGCTCTGGGGGCTTTCTCTCATCAATCGCAAACTGGGTAATTTTGAAGAAGCTCTTAAATATACAAAAGAGGCGGGGACGATATTGAAAGAGACTCTTGGAGCAGATCATTGGAGATATGCCTATACCATTCGGGGACAAGCTGAAGTTTTGATAAAAATGAATCAGTTTCTAAGAGCAAAACAAAAAGCTGATAAAGCCATTAAAATCATTAATGCCAATTACCCATCAAATGTCACTTTTAAAGCTCATTTTAATGCAACTTATACAAATATATACATAGGGTTAGAAGACCTTGATAAAGCCGCAAAGTACTTTACTATATCGATTAGTTTCCTTAGAAAAGGGATGGGAGATAAACATCCACTCTTAGCAGAAATGTTGATTAGTTATGCAAAGATGGAAATAGGCAGAGAAAACTATAAAAAAGCCCATCCTCTTTTAAAAGAAGCCCTTGAAATAGAAAACTATAATGGAAAAAGTGATAAAGAGCTACAAGCAACTAAAAAACTTATTAATAAGTGCGTAAATAAGTTAAAATCTGCTTGA